The genomic interval GCGACCGCCGACACCCGGGCACCGGAGACCAGACCGAGCCGGTCCTCGGGGCTCAGCCCGCGCAGTGCCGGCGCCTCGGCGAAGAGCGCCTCGGCCTCGGCCCGGTCCGCCGGTGGTGGCCCGGGCAGCGGCCCGACCCCGGTGACCACCGCCGAGGTCGGCAGCCCCAGCAGGAGCGTCCCGGCGGTGTGCCAGTCGAGGGTCGCCGGAGCCCCGGTGAGCGCGCTCGCCAGCCCGATCACCCCGCCCGGGCCGAGCCGCTGCCGGACCAGGCCGCCCGGGTCGCCGGGCCGCCGGCCCTCCATCGCACCGTCGACCACCAGGAAGACGGTCGACTGCGCGGCCCCGGCGAAGACCAGTTGCGTTCCGGTACGCGGCCGCACCCAGCGGGCCCGCCCGGCCAACTCGGCCAGGGTCGTCTCGGGCAGTCGGCCTAGCGGCGAGTTCCGCAGCGCGTCGAGTCGACGGGGCAGGTCGAGCCGGTGCCGCCGCTGCACCCAGTGGGCGCGTACCCGCCGGACCCGCCGGGCGAGCCAGCCGGCCACCAGGTAGACCAGCGGGGCGGCCAGGCCGGCGATCACGGCCACCAGCAGCAGCCGGGCCGGCCAGCCGGAGCGCCAGAGTCCGAGTATCAGTCCGGCGACCCGGTCGGTCCAGATCCGCCAGCCGATGTTCACCGCGACGACCACCCAGAGCACGGCCAGGGTGCCGTACAGGGCGACGATCCGGCCCTCCCGGTCGAGCTGCGCCCAGCTCGGCGGGCGGCGGCGCAGCCGGGCCAGCACGTAGGCCAGTCCCCGGGCGCGCAGGTTGGGGATCTCCAACCAGTCCATCAGCAGGTAGTAGCCGTCCAGCGCCAGGAACGGGTTGAGGTTGAACAGCGCGTTCAGATACCAGGCGAAGGCGAGCTTGAACGTCCACGGCGCCGCCTCCGGCACCAGCAGCCCGACGAGCTGGGCGAGCCCGGCCAGGATCAGCCCGGCCGCCGGGCCCGCCGCCGTGCTGAGCATCCGGGCCCGGCGACCGGCCATCCAGACGTCGGTGGTGTCGACGAAGACCGACGGGATGCCGAAGTAGACCAGGAAACCGGCGGCCGGCACCCGCCGCCCGGCGTGCTTGGTGGCGAGCGCGTGCCCCAGCTCGTGGCAGGCCAGCGCGAGTACGTTCAACCCGAGCAGTACCGCCGCGCCGGCCGCGTACGAGCCGTCGGTGAGGAAGAGCGACTGGTCGCCGGCCCACCACGTCCAGCCGAACAGCAGCAGCCCGGCCACCGCCACCGCACCGAGCAGCCCGGCGGCGACCCGGGTGAAGAGCAACCGGCCACCCGCCCGGTAGGCGAGGTCGACCAACCAGTCCACGTCGGCCACCACCGTGCGCTGGCCTTTCGCGGCGGCGAGCAGCCCCCGGCCGAGCCGCAGCGGCCAGGGCCGGCGGTGCACCCGGTCCAGCGGCCGGAACGCGTCGACCGGCAACTCGGCCAGCATCCGGTTGCCGGCCAGGTCGGCGACGACCCGGGTGACCTGGTCCGGGGCGAGCCGGCCGGCGATCCGGGCGAACTCGGCGACCAGCCGGGCGACGGTACGGGACCCGTCCATCAGCTCGGCCAGCCGCCACTCCTCGGGGGAGAGCCGCAGATAGCAGGCGTCGCCCCGGGAATCCGGCGAGCGGAGCATCACATAGGAGACCCCGCGCACCGAGACGAGTTCGGCGCGCTCGATGCCGGGGCGCAGCACCGGGCGGGCCCGCGCCGGGTTCAACCGCTCGACGACGGCTGTCCACAGGCCCGAGTCGGCCGGTCCCAGTGGCCTGCCCGGAGCACGGCCGGCCAGAGCCTCCCAGACGCTCACCCGGCTCTCGACGACGGCCACCGACCCCTGCCCTCCGCGTCCCGCTGCGGCATGCAGAGTAAGGCGTCGATGCCACCCTGACGCGCTCGCGTCCACTATCCGACGCAGAGCGTGGCTGACCTCGTACCCGAAATCAAGCGGCGGCCGGTGTCACCAGGCGCCGGTCGGCGCCGTCGCCGGCCGGACCGGCGATTCGAGACCCGGCTCGACGAGGGCCAGATAGACCCGCTCGTAGTCGTCGGCCATCCGCTCGGCCGAGAACTCGCGGCGGACGTGCGCCACGCAGGCGGCCGGGTCCAACCGGGACACCTCCCGCAGCGCCGGCCCCAGCTCGGCCGGGTCCTCGCAGATCAGCCCGGTCTCGCCGTGCCGGACCAGCTCCGGCACGGCACCCCGGTCGAGCGCCACCACCGGCGTGCCGGTGCCCATCGCCTCCACCATCACCATGCCGAACGGCTCCTCCCAGCGGATCGGCATGATCAGGCAGCGGGCGGCGAGCATCAGCCGCACGGTCGCGTCCCGGTCCGGGTTGCGCAGCACCGTCACGTCCGGCCCGAGCATCGGCTCGATGACCTGTTCGAGATAGCGCAGCTCCGACCGCTCGTCGCACTTGCCGGCCAGCACCAGCGGCAGGCCGGCGGCCCGGCACGCCTCGATGGCCAGGTCCGGGCCCTTGTCGGCGCTGAACC from Plantactinospora sp. BC1 carries:
- a CDS encoding cyclic nucleotide-binding protein — translated: MAVVESRVSVWEALAGRAPGRPLGPADSGLWTAVVERLNPARARPVLRPGIERAELVSVRGVSYVMLRSPDSRGDACYLRLSPEEWRLAELMDGSRTVARLVAEFARIAGRLAPDQVTRVVADLAGNRMLAELPVDAFRPLDRVHRRPWPLRLGRGLLAAAKGQRTVVADVDWLVDLAYRAGGRLLFTRVAAGLLGAVAVAGLLLFGWTWWAGDQSLFLTDGSYAAGAAVLLGLNVLALACHELGHALATKHAGRRVPAAGFLVYFGIPSVFVDTTDVWMAGRRARMLSTAAGPAAGLILAGLAQLVGLLVPEAAPWTFKLAFAWYLNALFNLNPFLALDGYYLLMDWLEIPNLRARGLAYVLARLRRRPPSWAQLDREGRIVALYGTLAVLWVVVAVNIGWRIWTDRVAGLILGLWRSGWPARLLLVAVIAGLAAPLVYLVAGWLARRVRRVRAHWVQRRHRLDLPRRLDALRNSPLGRLPETTLAELAGRARWVRPRTGTQLVFAGAAQSTVFLVVDGAMEGRRPGDPGGLVRQRLGPGGVIGLASALTGAPATLDWHTAGTLLLGLPTSAVVTGVGPLPGPPPADRAEAEALFAEAPALRGLSPEDRLGLVSGARVSAVAAGDPIVLAGPSDAVVVESGVIELPDGTQLRRGTMIGPAGEGEPGTVATARTPVRVWALPAVTGLPLLFGTPGAPPPPADPGAPGSAPRAGVHPDGGYPPLAAPPGPPPPDADPDVDRRFERKLWWLVLLLLLLALLSTASNLIPGPAWAEMPSDRALLAAESGRVDATVDGRSVRLAEGDRLYVSEGDQIRVSARSRALLTFRGGATTVFCAGSRAVLGPLWSDGVREVTPHGRLTLDTGRMLADTESPSSAFAPLSLLVDRAGGGIGNRGAARYAAWTRGIEVSTGEVRVTGIRQPEQGRPLACGAGTTPEGSPAPTGTPDDPASTTPGPLLPTPSPTPSPTASPGTPGPTPSSPGSPPTPTAGTPGTVPTTTGPPSTPPRTTPPPTTAPPTTPTNRPPVIRWQRDPGGTLSQQTASGGCTDHPTTTAAVVDVSDDRDSGESLVVTVHWSGFTSGSTRMSPDGAYHGTIGPVPYPGQDNRGGTLSVWVTASDSQKAESTVQGSPITVAGCTQVTIR